A section of the Eublepharis macularius isolate TG4126 chromosome 1, MPM_Emac_v1.0, whole genome shotgun sequence genome encodes:
- the LRRN4CL gene encoding LRRN4 C-terminal-like protein, producing the protein MPGIMRVQRPFLVAIWILLLCPQSSPTSIGHPLPIPLKDNLFSPPSESNTPEMIKDKPSLSVPVKSSQEETDYYDDYFFSTDSQETPHYPQTPPPHCDYHHCHHLQVPCEELRKARGCLCPGITSSKVAPEAPRLQTIHISEAGASLHWCAPSSLVEKYHVIYQVVGEASASSPALNSTFRLTTISGLLPNKQYLFCVVASNKAGHSPTDDGQQEHGPCRQVHTPSHQMSYVYVAAGLAAALVLVVISALVWHFCIRRKKHLLHGSRDNILDGEPGLDGTTNSSFRNEEQL; encoded by the exons ATGCCAG GAATCATGAGAGTCCAAAGACCATTTCTGGTAGCCATCTGGATCCTACTGCTGTGCCCTCAGAGTTCACCAACAAGCATAGGGCACCCTTTGCCCATACCCCTCAAAGACAACCTCTTCTCGCCTCCCTCAGAGAGCAACACCCCAGAGATGATCAAAGACAAGCCTTCCCTGTCTGTTCCTGTCAAATCTTCTCAGGAAGAAACGGATTATTACGATGACTACTTTTTCAGCACAGACTCGCAGGAGACGCCCCATTACCCACAGACGCCCCCTCCGCACTGCGACTACCATCATTGTCACCATCTTCAAGTACCCTGTGAAGAGCTGAGAAAAGCCAGAGGGTGCTTGTGCCCAGGGATCACAAGTTCAAAAGTGGCCCCAGAGGCACCGCGCCTGCAAACCATCCACATCAGCGAGGCTGGCGCCAGTTTGCATTGGTGCGCACCATCCTCTCTGGTAGAGAAATACCACGTGATATACCAGGTGGTCGGGGAGGCCTCTGCTTCCAGCCCAGCCCTCAACAGCACTTTCCGATTAACGACAATATCGGGGTTATTACCCAATAAGCAATATTTGTTTTGTGTTGTTGCTTCCAACAAGGCTGGTCACAGCCCCACAGACGATGGACAGCAAGAACACGGGCCCTGCCGTCAAGTCCATACCCCTTCCCATCAGATGTCTTATGTCTATGTGGCTGCAGGGCTGGCTGCCGCACTGGTCCTTGTGGTGATCTCTGCCTTGGTCTGGCATTTCTGCATACGTAGGAAGAAACATTTGCTCCATGGGTCCCGGGACAATATCCTGGATGGTGAGCCAGGCCTTGATGGGACCACAAATAGCTCTTTCAGGAACGAGGAGCAATTATAA